The genomic window CCCTTTGCAAAAGAAGCATATTTGATTTCTAAAAACACCACCGTCAAACTCGATAAAATCCACGAAGCTGGACTCTTTGAAAAAAAGATCCCAGGATCCCAAATATTTGAATACGAAATAAAATGCACAGACTACAACGGCAACACCTGGACTTACAAAGACCCCTACTCTTTTTTACCAGTCATATCTGAATACGACAGATATCTCTTCAACGAAGGGAACCATTACAAAATATACGAAAAACTAGGCGCGCACCCAATGAAAATAAACGGAACCGAAGGGGTTTTATTCTCAACGTGGGCACCAAACGCTAAAAGAGTCAGCGTCGTTGGTAACTTCAACAATTGGGATGGAAGAATACATCAAATGAGGGTCTTAGGTCAATCAGGAATATGGGAAATCTTCGTTCCTGGTGTTGTTGAAGGAGACTTATACAAATTTGAAATCAAAACTCAAAATGGAGACCTCTTACTAAAAACAGACCCTTACGGAACTTACTTTGAAGTAAGGCCCAAAACAGCCGCCATTGTATACGACATACAAAACAAACACACATGGAACGACTCCAAATGGATGGAAGAAAGAAAAAATAAAAATTGGATAAAAGAACCGATGTCAATCTATGAAGTCCATCTAGGCTCCTGGGCAAGAAAAGAAGAAAATCAATTTCTAAATTATAGGGAATTAGCGGAAAAACTTTCAGCATACCTTAAAGAAAACCATTTCACCCACATAGAACTATTACCTGTAAGCGAACACCCCTTAGACATCTCTTGGGGATACCAGGTAACAGGCTACTATGCCCCAACAAGCAGGTTTGGAAAACCCGAAGACTTCATGTACTTTGTAGATAAAATGCATCAAGAAGGTATAGGCGTCATCGTTGACTGGGTACCTGGGCACTTCCCAAAAGACGCACATGCTTTGGGAAGATTCGATGGCACGGCGCTTTACGAACACCTTGACAGTAGATTGGGAGAACACAAAGACTGGGGAACATACATATTCAATTACGGAAGAACTGAAGTTAAAAACTTCCTATTGACAAACGCACTATTTTGGTTGGATAAATACCACATCGACGGCTTAAGGGTAGACGCTGTGGCTTCAATGCTATACTTAGACTACAGCAGACAAGATGGAGAATGGATTCCCAACAAATACGGTGGGCGAGAAAATCTTGAAGCCATTGATTTCATCAAACAACTCAACACCGTCGCCTATCAATACTTCCCTGGGATTGTAACCATTGCAGAAGAATCTACGGCATTTCCAGGAGTAACTACGCCGGTTCATGAAGGAGGCTTAGGATTTGCATTCAAATGGAACATGGGGTGGATGAACGACACACTAAGATACTTTAGCAAAGACCCAATCTTTAGAAAATACCATCAAAACGACCTCACATTTTCTTTAGTATACGCTTTTTCCGAAAACTTTATCTTATCCATTTCTCATGACGAAGTCGTACATGGCAAAAGGTCCCTTTTGGAAAAAATGCCAGGTGATGATTGGCAAAAATTCGCAAACTTAAGACTCTTTTACTCCTACATGTATGCCCATCCTGGGAAAAATTTACTCTTTATGGGAAGTGAAATAGCCCAAAGAAAAGAATGGGACTGCTCCAACAGTTTAGACTGGCACCTATTACAATACGAACCTCACAAAAAAACACAACTATTTTTAAAAGACTTAAATATACTGTACAAAAATCACCCAGCATTATTTGAAATCGATCACCGTTATGAAGGCTTCGAATAGATAGACTTCAACGATGCGGACAACAGTGTAATATCTTTTATAAGAAAATCAGAAAACGAAGACGAAATCATCGTCTGCGTCTTCAATTTCACACCAGTACCAAGGGATAACTATAGGATAGGCGTACCAAAAAAAGGCGTATACCAAGAAATACTCAACACCGACTGGACACAATACTACGGAAGCGGAGTAGACAATCCAAAAGAAGTATACTCTCAAGACATACCCATGCATGGAAGAGAACAATCCATAATACTCACACTACCACCTCTAGGTGGACTATATTTCAAATTCCTAATAAAATAAAGGTCCTTTCCTTATGGGCGGGCTGTGCGGGTTGAAAAGAAAAAAGAAACTTTTCCTTATGGGTGAGCTGCGGGGGTAGGGCGCTAACAAAGAACCTTTTCCTCACGGGTAGAACGGTGCAATCCTTTCCTCTTTCCTTAAATGGGCGGGTTGTTGTGATGAGAAGATAGAACTTTTTATCCTTATGGGTGGGCCAGCGGGGGTAGGACGCTAAAAAAGAACCTTTTCCTCATGGGCGGGCTGCGGGGCGAAGGGGCGCAAATAATGGCTAAATGCTGCTTACAAAAAACCTATAATCAATCAACTCACAAAAAACACTCCACTTTTAAAAAGGTCCAAGGGCGAAGCCCTCATCCCAGCAGAGTTTAAGGGACCGCAGGTCCCTTTCCGAAGAGAGGTGGGGAGCGGGGGAAGGGCGCTAAAAGCTATAAAGGGAGGTTAGTTATGAAGGCAATAATCCTTGCAGGAGGCTCAGGAGAAAGATTCTGGCCTCTATCAAACTCAAAAACACCAAAACAATTTCTAAAACTTTTCTCAGACAAAACCCTCATAAGAGAAACCTATGAAAGAATGCGCTACAAAATGGAGCCCAAAGACATCTTTATCATCACATCAGAAAGATACCAACAACTAACGATGAAAGAAATCCCAGAAATACCAAAAGACAACATCATCTTAGAACCAATTCCAAGAAACACCGCACCAGCTTGTATGATAGGAACTCTAACAGCCCAAGATGATGAGATAGTAACAATACTCCCTGCCGATCATTACATACCAGACAAATCAAAATTTTGGGACACCCTATCAAAGGCAATACAAGGTGCGCAAGAATTCGACGGACTATTCACCTTAGGAATAACGCCAACCAGGCCAGAAACTGGTTACGGTTATATAGAAGCAGGAAAACCAATAAGCAACTCTACTTACAAAGTCAATTCATTCAAAGAAAAACCAGATCCTGAAACAGCTAAAACTTTTCTATCAAAAGGCAACTTCTATTGGAACAGCGGGATCTTTGTATGGAAAAAAAGCACATTCTTAGAACAAATGAAAAAACATTCTTCTGATATATATAATAAACTCATAAACATCTCTCCATGGGATACAGATAATTTAAGAAAAATCATGCCCAGTATCGAAAAAATAAGCATCGATTACGCCCTATTAGAGCGATCTGATAAAGTCTATGTAGTTAAAGCAGATTTTACATGGTCTGATGTAGGAAACTGGGTATCAGTAAGAGAACTGCAAGGATACTCAGATAACGACGAAAACGTTGAAGTTATAAATGGAAAAAATGTGTTCGTTAAATCCGATAAATTTGTAGGAATAATTGGATTATCAAATATTATAGTAGTTGAAGGAGAAAACGGTATCTTAATCACAAAAGAAGAAAACTCCCAAGACGTAAGAAAAATATCGGAAAAACTAAAAAAAATGGGGAAATTTTAAAAATATAGGGGCTCCAGAATGGAGTCCTTTACTTTTCCTCATGGACAAGCTGCGAGGTGATCCATTATGATGGTTGGGATACTTATAGCTTTTTCAATTGGCCTTTTTTTTGGATTAAAAGGAAGGCTAAAATGGTTGAAAAAAATTAAACCCGTCTTATGGTCAACAGTTCTGTTGCTCTTTTTCATGGGTTATGAAATTGGCAACGATGACACTTTGATTTCTCAAATTAAAGAAATTGGAATCACAGCTTTATACATAGCAGTTTTTTCCATTGTTGGGAGCGTTCTTTTCACTTCTATTTACGAAAAGTTTTTTAAAAAGGAGAAGTCTAAATGATATTGCTATTATCTGCAGTCATTGCTGGAATAATATCCGGTATCTATTTTAACTTTAATATCCCGAACAATTTAACAACTATTTTACTAATGTTTTTAGTTTTTAGCGTTGGGGTTGATATTGGCAGTGAAGAAAAGATACTCTCAAAATTAAAAGTCAACATGAAAAATATACTTTTTCAATCAATTTTAACCATATTAGGAAGTCTTATCTTTGGCTCTTTGGTAATATTTTTTACGGACTTGAATTTAAAAGAATCACTAGGCGCATCTGCAGGATTCGGTTGGTACTCTCTTTCAGGGGTTATGATCAGCAATCTCTACTCCCCTGTTTTAGGAGCAATTTCTTTCACTGCAAATGTAATTAGAGAAATTTTAGCAATAGTTTTAATTCCCTTAGTTGCTAAATGGTCTCCTCTAGGAGCAGCATCAATTGGAGGAGCCACTTCAATGGACACAATGCTCGGAGTAATAGCAAAAAGCACCGATAAAGAAACTACTCTAATAGCCTTTGGACAAGGAGTAATACTTTCTCTTTCCGTTCCAATTCTCATAACAATGATTTTTTAGAAAAAGTAAAGCTTTTTTCCTTAAACGGGTGGGTAAAGAGGCGAAGCCCTAATTTTCCTTCCTTAGATGGGCGGGCTGCGGGGTGAAGGGGCGCAAATAATGACTAAGCGCAGCTCACAAAAACGCACTTTTTTAAAAGGGTCACAGGGCGAAGCCCTTCACCCCCCGTGGGTTTAAGAGACCGCAGGTCCCTTCCTTAGATGGGTGGGGAGCGGGGGAAGGGCGCTATAAAACTTATTATACGGAAGTATATGATAAAATAACTCACCTTCAAAAAGATATGATATAATTAAAATAGTAAAAATCAATTTAATCCTCATATGGACGGGCTGCGGGAGAATCGGCGCCAGAATCTCTTCCTTAGATGGGCGGGCTGCGGGGCGAAGGGGCGCAAATAATGACTAAGCGCAGCTCACAAAAACGCACTTTTTTAAAAGGGTCACAGGGCGAAGCCCTTCACCCCCGTGGGTTTAAGGGACCGCAGGTCCCTCTCCCTCACGGGTGGGGAGCGGGGGAAAGGGACGCTGCATCTATCTTTTTAAAGTTTCCCAAGACAGTATAAGATTTAAATACAAAAGAATTAAGCAGGTGAACAACATGGTTCAGAACAAATTAGAATTCATAAAAGATTTGTGTAAAAAATATAAAATAGGGTTAGTCTATTTGTTTGGTTCACAGAAAGAAAAGGCTTATCAGTTACTAAAAAACAATGATGATAATGATATAAAAATAGATGATCCCCTCACAGACATAGATGTGGGAATAGTTTTTTTGTTTGATTTGGATACTATAAAGCAAAGATACAAGCTTTATGCCAGTATATACAATGAATTAGAAGAATTATTCAAACCTCACAAATTAGATCTGGTATTTTTGCAAGAAACTCATTCTGTATTCCAGACTGAAGCGTTAAAAGGCATATGCGTATATAGTGAATCGGAAAGTTTCAAAGATGAATATGAAATGATGATATTAAGGCGTGCTGCGGATTTTAAATATGTCCTCGATTTATACCATAAAGAAGTATTAGAAAAGTACGAGGAGAAATGAAAGATGATAAATAAAGAGCTTATTAGAGATAGATTGATATTCATCAATGACTATCTAATTCAATTAGAAATATTATCTCACTTATCAAAAGAAGAATTTCTACGAGATAGAAGAAACCCTGCAGCCGCTGAAAGCTTTCTCCGAAGGTCTTTAGAAGCAATCTTTGATATTGGAAGGCATATATTAGCTAAGACAGGTAGCATAGACATGTCCACTGAGTATAAAGCTATTGCTTTGGGGCTTGGAGAAAAAGATATTATAAACATGAATTTGAGCCAGAAATTAATTCAAATGGCTGGTTATCGGAATAGATTGGTCCATATGTATCACATGATCTCTCAAGAAGAGCTGTACGATATAATAACAGAAAATTTGGATGACATTAGACAATTCATTAAAAGTATAGAAAAATTCATCGAAAATAACTGATTATCTCAAAAGAGTTCTATATGCTCGATTATAGACTCTTCCCTTTCCTTTAAGATCCACTGAGCATTCTTCCCCTCAATATTTCTCACTTTTGTCAGAGCGATTTTGTCCCCCTTACGCTTCCTTATAGGGCATGGGATACAGATGGAGCTCTTTCCCTTTTCCTTATGGGTGAAAAACAGGGTTTAAGGGACCGCAGGTCCCTCTTCCTCACGGGTGGGCTGCGGGAGTGAAAGGGCGACAGAAGCTCTTCCTTAGATGGGCGGGCTGCGGGGCGAAGGGGCGCAAATAATGACTAAGCGCAGCTCACAAAAACGCACTTTTTTTAAAAGGGTCACAGGGCGAAGCCCTTCACCCCCCGTGGGTTTAAGGGACTGCAGGTCCCTCTTCCTCACGGGTGGGGAGCGGGGGAAGGGCGCTATAAAATTCATCATACAGGATTTGTGTGATAGGGTAGTATATTTTTATTTGCAAATTGATATATAATTATAATTATAATTGAAAAAACTATTTAAGGGAGGATTTTTTATGCCTAAAACAGCACAAATAGTTGATGCAGCAAGCAATTTACCAACAGAAATTCTTGAAAAATATAATATCGTAAAAATCCCTTTTTACATAACCTTTGATGGGAAAGAGTACCTTGTTCAAGGCAAAGATATATCCGATGAAGAATTTTATAAAAAAATGGCTGAAAATCCAGACAAAGCTCCAAAAACTGCAGCACCAAATCCAGAAGATTGGTTCAACGCTTTTAAAGAAACATATGATAAAGGTTTCAAAGAGATAATAGTCACAACAATATCAAGCGATTTATCTGCAAGCTATCAAAATGCCAATATAGCAAAAAATGATTTTACCGCGAAATACCAAGACGCAAAAATAACCTTAATAGACACAAGAACCTGTACATGTGGTCAGGCTGCTTTGGAAATAAAAATCGCACAAATAATTAAAAGTGGGAAAAAATATTTTGAAGAAATCTCTCAAATAGCCAAAGAATCGATCAAAAAAACCAGTACAATATTCACTGTAAAAACCTTGAAATACATGAAAGCCGGTGGAAGAATAGGTGGCGCCACACAGTTCGTCGGCACTCTATTAAATATAAAACCGATAATGGAATTTGTGAATGGAGTAGTAAAACCGATAAAAGCAGTTAGATCAAGAAGAAAATCATTAGAAGAAATGGTCAACATAATTTCCGAAAGAATAAAAGATCCTAAAAAAGCAATTATCTGTACAAGAAACGCCATGTGTAAAGAAGACGAAGAATACATGATAGAAAAACTCAAAGAAAAACTAAACTATGAAGGCAAAATATACTCAGGTACGTTGGGAGCAGTAATTGGAGCTCATTCTGGGCCTGGGGCAATAGGAATAGGCTTCACAGAATTAGAAGAATAAAACAAAAAGATGTAGGGCAGGCTGCGGGGCGAAGGGTGTTAATAAAGATCCCTTTCCTTATGGTTGAAAAGCGGGGAAAGGGACCGCAGGTCTCTCTTCCACACGGGCGGGCAGCGGGGGGAAGGGCGCTATAAAACTCATTATACAAGAGTTAGGCGAGAAGATAGCTCACCTTCAAAAACATATGGTATAATATAAATAGTTAATATAAATAGTTAATATAAACAGTTCAACAAACTATCGTGTAACCAAAAGGGGGAGCTGATGAAAGGCACCAACATAACCCGCAATCGTCAGGACATTATCTTCAAAAAGATGTCGGAGCTATTCAAAGACAAAACCATCGAATATTATGAATTAAACTTACCAAAGATAATCTCAGTAAAACCAACAGAACTACCGGTAATAAACGTATCAGACAGAAACATGGATTTTGTATTCGAACTAGAAGACAACTCACTATTACACTTAGAATTTCAAACCACGTGGAAGAAAGCAGACTTACTAAGATTTGCACAATACGACATAGCGTTATACCAAAAAGAAAGAAGAAAGATAAACACGGTGGTAATATACTCAGGGAAATACGAAAGTGCAGAAAATGAATTGGACATGGGTTCAAATAAATACAAAGTACAACAAGTATTCATGATAAAGTACGATGGAATAAAAAGGTACAAAGAAATAAAAGGAAAGATAGAAAAAGGAGAATCACTAACGGATAAAGACTTAATGGATTTAGTATTCTTACCCTTGATGAGAAACGAAAAAAGCGAAGAAGAAGTGACAAAAGAGGCGTTAGAGTTAGCGATTGAGATACCAGATGAAAACAAAAAAGAAGCGGTAATAGGATCGTTATTAGGGTTCTCAGACAATTATGTAAGGGAAGAGTACCTAAACAAACTGAAAGAGGTGATACGAATGACAAAGATAGGAGCCTCATTGTTTGAAGAAGGCGTAGAAAAAGGTAAAAGAGAAGGAGAAAGAAAAGGTAAGCTTGAAGAAAGAAAAGAATTAATCATAGAAATTCTAAACCAAAGGTTTGGAGAAGATTTTGATAAAAGATTAGAAGAAAAGATCAGAAAAGCAAACGAAGAAACCATAAACCAAATAAAGAAAAACATTCTAAATATTACATTAGACGAACTGAAAGAAATATTGAAATAATAATAAATAGGTAAAGCCTTTCCCCCTTTCTTAATAGTATTGAAGTGAAATCTAAGGTCTACAGACCACTTTCTTAAAGAGTAGGGAAGTGAGGAGATAAAACTTCTCTTTTCTTAAATGGGCGGGCTGCGGGGCGAAGGGTGCTATCTCTTAAGTTCTATGGGCCTTAAAGTTTCTATTTGCTTTTCAAAAAGAAGGGGGTAGCTTGTAATGCTTAAGGTGATGGGAGCCTACAAATTAGGCAAAGATTCGGGCTTAATTCTATACCACGATACAAAAGAAAAACTCTACTATACTTACCTATACTCCATGGGTTTAATGTTATATGGAGACTCCATAAAACAATCTCTTGATGAAACCAAGCAAGTTTTAAGCGAATACCAAGAATTTATAGAAAAAGGCAAGTTAAACCCTGCAACTCTATTAAAAGAAGAAAAATTAACTAAAACTATTCAATTATATTGGGGCTTATTAAAAGCAAAAATTTTTTCACATTTTAATAATAAAAAGAATTCTTCCCATTTTTTATTACACCACTAATGTTAATCCTTCAGGTAAATTAACCTAGTCCACGAAGCAAACAAACTCACCAAAGAAGCAAACAAACTCACCAAAAGTTTCTACACAGATTTTGAAGACATCTTTTGAAGTAGGTCTATCAATTAATTCCTTTAAAGATAAATTAATGAAGCACATAAAAAAGTTGTATAAAACAAGGATAAATGGGCAAGATGGCTAC from Petrotoga mexicana DSM 14811 includes these protein-coding regions:
- a CDS encoding mannose-1-phosphate guanylyltransferase — its product is MKAIILAGGSGERFWPLSNSKTPKQFLKLFSDKTLIRETYERMRYKMEPKDIFIITSERYQQLTMKEIPEIPKDNIILEPIPRNTAPACMIGTLTAQDDEIVTILPADHYIPDKSKFWDTLSKAIQGAQEFDGLFTLGITPTRPETGYGYIEAGKPISNSTYKVNSFKEKPDPETAKTFLSKGNFYWNSGIFVWKKSTFLEQMKKHSSDIYNKLINISPWDTDNLRKIMPSIEKISIDYALLERSDKVYVVKADFTWSDVGNWVSVRELQGYSDNDENVEVINGKNVFVKSDKFVGIIGLSNIIVVEGENGILITKEENSQDVRKISEKLKKMGKF
- a CDS encoding LysO family transporter, encoding MMVGILIAFSIGLFFGLKGRLKWLKKIKPVLWSTVLLLFFMGYEIGNDDTLISQIKEIGITALYIAVFSIVGSVLFTSIYEKFFKKEKSK
- a CDS encoding lysine exporter LysO family protein — its product is MILLLSAVIAGIISGIYFNFNIPNNLTTILLMFLVFSVGVDIGSEEKILSKLKVNMKNILFQSILTILGSLIFGSLVIFFTDLNLKESLGASAGFGWYSLSGVMISNLYSPVLGAISFTANVIREILAIVLIPLVAKWSPLGAASIGGATSMDTMLGVIAKSTDKETTLIAFGQGVILSLSVPILITMIF
- a CDS encoding nucleotidyltransferase domain-containing protein, whose protein sequence is MVQNKLEFIKDLCKKYKIGLVYLFGSQKEKAYQLLKNNDDNDIKIDDPLTDIDVGIVFLFDLDTIKQRYKLYASIYNELEELFKPHKLDLVFLQETHSVFQTEALKGICVYSESESFKDEYEMMILRRAADFKYVLDLYHKEVLEKYEEK
- the hepT gene encoding type VII toxin-antitoxin system HepT family RNase toxin, with protein sequence MINKELIRDRLIFINDYLIQLEILSHLSKEEFLRDRRNPAAAESFLRRSLEAIFDIGRHILAKTGSIDMSTEYKAIALGLGEKDIINMNLSQKLIQMAGYRNRLVHMYHMISQEELYDIITENLDDIRQFIKSIEKFIENN
- a CDS encoding DegV family protein, which encodes MPKTAQIVDAASNLPTEILEKYNIVKIPFYITFDGKEYLVQGKDISDEEFYKKMAENPDKAPKTAAPNPEDWFNAFKETYDKGFKEIIVTTISSDLSASYQNANIAKNDFTAKYQDAKITLIDTRTCTCGQAALEIKIAQIIKSGKKYFEEISQIAKESIKKTSTIFTVKTLKYMKAGGRIGGATQFVGTLLNIKPIMEFVNGVVKPIKAVRSRRKSLEEMVNIISERIKDPKKAIICTRNAMCKEDEEYMIEKLKEKLNYEGKIYSGTLGAVIGAHSGPGAIGIGFTELEE
- a CDS encoding Rpn family recombination-promoting nuclease/putative transposase — its product is MKTSFEVGLSINSFKDKLMKHIKKLYKTRINGQDGYIYILMEHKSYIEGKVGKG